In the genome of Paracholeplasma manati, the window ATCTAGCATCTGTTATGGATTTACATTCTAAAATGATTATTGGGTATAGTTATCAACGTCACATGAAACAAGAAATTGTTCTAGAGTCACTACGTCAAGCTGTGTATAAGACAAAACAAACAAAAGGCATTATGGTTCAATCAGACTTAGGTAGTCAGTATTTAAGCAATGATGTTGAACAGTTCATTGAGATGTATGAAATGATTCATTCGTACTCAAGAAAAGGCACACTATATGATAACGCCCCTATCGAAACTTTTCATTCCATCATCAAAAGAGAAAAACTAAGTCGTATGGTTTTAAAGACATTTGAAGAAGCCAAGATGGTAATCTTCGAATATATTGAAGGGTTTTATAATCGTAAAAGAATTCATAGTTCAATCGATTATCAAACGCCTTACCAAGTGTATTACTCAAAGTAA includes:
- a CDS encoding IS3 family transposase; amino-acid sequence: MKLFKHIYPIKVMCKVLHLNRSTVYKIFTHMMSDREIRRLELESKIIEIYNEFDSIYGAPKIRKELIKQGYYASLKRVSVYMRRLLRSIITKKYKPGSSSKAPDDKENIMNQDFSTLYPNQKWVMDITYIWTVYDGWTYLASVMDLHSKMIIGYSYQRHMKQEIVLESLRQAVYKTKQTKGIMVQSDLGSQYLSNDVEQFIEMYEMIHSYSRKGTLYDNAPIETFHSIIKREKLSRMVLKTFEEAKMVIFEYIEGFYNRKRIHSSIDYQTPYQVYYSK